The nucleotide window CATCCGCCCGTGCTGCTCTTCCGGCGACTGCTCCAGGGACTTGACCCGGAGCGGACCTTCCCGTCGGTGCGTCTGGTTGCGCTGGCAGGGGATGTGGTGCGTCCGCAGGACCTCACGCTCTGGCGGCGCCATTTCCGGGCCGATTGCCGCCTGATGCACCGCCTCTCCACGACCGAGACCGGGATGCTGGCCGTGGAGCCGATCGGACCGGACGACCCGATTCCGACGGAGGTGATTCCCGCGGGTCGCCCGGTTCCCGGGAAGGTGGTGGAGATTGTGGACCCCTCCGGGAATCCGGTGCCGCCCGGCGTGGAGGGTGGCCTTCGGGTGCGGAGCCGCTACCTGGCGGACGGCTACTGGCGGCGTCCGGACGGGGTCTTTCCGGAGGTTTCGGTGCCGGGAGAGCCGCCGGGGATCCGGGAATATCGAACCGGGGATCGTGCCCGGTGGTTGCCGGACGGTCGGCTGGTTTTTCTGGGGCGACGGGATCACCAGGTCAAGTTGCGCGGGTACCGGGTCGAATTGGGCGAGATTGAGGCGGAGATTGCGGCGCTTCCGGACGTTCGTGAATCGGCAGTCGTGGTGGATCCCCGGGACGACGCCGGCCGGTTGGTGGCCTTCGTGGTCACGGGATCGCCCGGGGGATTTCGTGAGCCGGCGATTCGAGACCGGCTGAAGGAGCGCCTCGCCGAATGGAAGATCCCGGCGGAGTTTGTTCGCCTCCCTTCGCTGCCGGTCACGCCCACCGGGAAGGTGGATCGCCGGGCGCTGGCGTCCTCGTTGCCACCCGCGGGCCCGGTGGCGGTGGCGTCCGGGGTTGACTCGCGCGAGCAGGAGATGGCCGCGCTTTGGGCGCGTGCCCTCGGGCGGGCCCGTGTGGGAATGCACGACGATTTCAGGGACCTAGGCGGCCACTCCCTCCAGGCCATGCAACTGGTACGGGGGCTGGAGCGGTTGCTCGGGCGACCGGTGTCCCTTGCCGCGTTGCTGGCAAATCCCACCGTCAGCCGGTTCGCCGCGTCCCTCGACGGCGACGCCGGCGCTGCGCGGCCCGGGCTGCCTGGTTTTCGCGGCGCGCCGGCGGGCGTCCCGTGGATCCACGTGCCCGGAGTCCATGGCATCGAGTTCCTTGCGCCGTCGCTGGCGGCGGTCATCGGACGGCATCGTCCGTACTTCGACGGCCTTCAGTTCCCCGGCCTCGACGACGCGGGCCCCAGGCTCACCCGGGTGGAGGCCATGGCCGCCTCCGTGGTTTCGCAGTTGGGTGGCCTGTACCCGGAAGGCCCCATTGTTTTCAGCGGTTATTCGTTCGGCGGACTCGTGGCCTACGAGGCGGCGCGGCAGTGGACCGCTCTGGGCCGCGAGGTGGAGCGGGTGGTGTTGCTGGACACCACGGTTCACGGGGGCCGGCGGCTTCGGTCACCCGGGGAGCACCTGAGCGTCCTGGTCTCCCGGTTTCGGGGGCTGCCCTGGCGCGCTCGGATCCGGTACCTGGCGTCATTGGGGACCCGGAAGCTCAAGGACTGGGGACGCAAGGCGGCGCGCCGCGTGCCGTTCCGGACCTCCGACCGGCGGGATCTTCTGTGGGCCGCGGCCCGCGAAGCCAAGGCCGCATACCGGCCCGGAGCCTTTGCCGGGCCGGTGGACCTGTTGCGGGCGATGCGTCCGACCACCGCAGACACCGGGCGGTGGGAATACGCGTCCGACAACGGATGGGGCCCGGTATGGCATGAGCGGTTTCGGATCCACCGTGTGGACTGCGATCATGAACAACTGTTTTTGGAACCGGTGGCTCCCGTTGTGCTGGCTCTGGTGGAAGGGTTTGCCGCGCCGCGCCGCCGGGCGGTGGGGACTTGGACCGGCTGAATGACCGTTGAAAGTTCTCGGCATCCCTCCCCCTTCTTTGTACCGTCCTCGGAATCCGTGGCCGGCCGCTTCTGCGGGGCAGGGTGGGGCTTGCGGAGTTGGCAGAGGGTCCGGCCCGGGTGCGTGTCACCGGCGGGCGGACGGTTACCGAGAACAAAAACAACGAGAAGGCACCGGTGCGATGTCGCGCGTGGCGCGATGGTGAACGCGGCAGCGAACGGATCCACCGGCAACACTGCGAATGAGTCCACAATTGTTTTCAGATCTGAAGGTCTCCAAGGAGACGAACAAGGCCCTCGATCGGCTCGGCCTGGAGGAGGCCACTCCGGTCCAGGCGGCCCTGCTGGCGGCGGTGCAACGGAAACGTGCGGCGGTGGTCGCCGCGCCCGCAGTCTCCGGTCGCCGGATGGCACTCGCCCTGGCCGCAGTGGAACAGGTGGAATCGGGGGGCCGGGAGGCCGGGGTGCTGATCCTCACCGTCACCCGGGACCGGGCACTGCAGCTGGCCGCCACCGTGCGTTCCCTGATTTCGGGCCGCAAGAGCCCTGCGTGCGGGGTTCTTGTGGCCGGGCAGAGTGCCGCGCGGCAATCGGCGATTTTGGAGTCGGGTCCGCTCATCCTGATCGGCACCCCCGGGAGGATTCGCGCGGCCCAGCAGGAGGGCGGTGCCCCCGCGACGGCTGCGGCGTCGGCGGTGCTGCTTGATGGTGCGGACGACCTGCTGGATACCGGCTTCGAGCCGGAGGTGCGCGCCGTTCTTGCCGCGGGCGACCGCGAACGGCCCATCCTCGCGGTCACGACCTTCATTTCGCGGGAGGTCGAGGCTTTGGCCGGGGAGTTTTGTCCGGATGCCGACCGCGTGGTGATTGGGCCGCCCGCCGAGCCGCTGCTGCCCCTCACCTGGTATGACGTGGATGCGTCCCTCCGGTTGACCGCCCTGTCGCTGCTGGCCGATCGTCACCAAGTCCAGCGCGGCCTGGTGTTCACCGCGACGGCGCCGATTGCCGAGGAACTCGCCGGGCGGCTCCTGGTCGCCGGGTATGCTGCGGAAGCGATCGTACCCGGACTGACCGCCGCCGCGCGGGAGCGGGCGCTCAAGAAGTTTCGCGCGGGGGATGTGCTCTTCCTGGTGGGAACCGAATCCGGATTTCGCGGCGTCGAGACCGAGGGGGCCGACGTGCTGGTGCACCACGGCTGGCCAGCCGACGACGGAGTGCTGCCGGAACGCCACACCCGGCTCCGGGCGGGCGGTCAGGCCTTTGCACTGGTCAGTGGACGGGAACTCATTCGCGCTCGGGCCTACAGCCGCCGTGGGTCTCCCGCCCGGATGGGGCGTCTGCCCGTGCTCGCCGAAATCCCGGAACTGCGGCTCCAGACGAGCCTGTCGCGGATTCGCGAGGCGCTCGAGGTGCGCAATCCGGCGGCCTGCCGGACGATTGTGGACCTCTTGATCGCCGATGGATTCGATCCGGCGGTGGTTGCCGGAGCCGCCATCCGCCTGCTGGGACCGCCTGCGCTGCCGCCGCAGGCCGTGCCCGCACCCCTGCCTGTACCCGCACCCGCACCCGCGACGGCCACGGCAGAGCCGGTCGCCCGGGGGGAGGTATCCGCAGATGTGTCGGCGGACCCCGCCGCCTACGAGGGAGTGCCGATGGACGAGGGGACGGATTGGTCTCCGGGGATTTCGGACGCTCCTCCCGGAGATGGCGCCGGCAATGGCGCTGGTGATGGTGCCGGCGATGGTTCGGGAGAGGTCTCTCCGGATGAGGGATACGAATATTCGGGGGGAGCCTATTCGGCGGATCAGGGGTACGTCATCACGGATAATGTCTCCGAGGACGGCGTTGTGTACCCGCCCGGTGCCAATTTTGGAGATGAGGGCGGCTCGGATTACGGCTTCAGTGGTGGTGGTGGGGGCGGGGAACGACGACGTGGACCGCGTCGCGAGCGTGAACGCGGGGGGCGCGCACGGGGACGTGGTGGTGAGGGCGGCGGGGCCATGAGTCCGGGGATGAAGCGGCTCTGGCTCAATGTGGGGCGCATGGACCGCATCCAGCCCAAGGACATTGTGGGATGCATCCTCGGGGAAAGCGGCGTTCCCCCGGTGTCCGTGGGACGCGTCCAGTTGTTCGAACGGCACTCGCTTGTGGATGTGTCGCTGTCGTTCGAATCCCAGATTCTGGAGGCGTTGAACCGCGCCGTGGTTCGGGGTCGGAAGCTCAAGGCCAAGATCGCCGCCTATTGAAGGGGGTGATTCGGCGCCTCGCGTCCGGCGGGCTTTGGATCGGGAACTCCACCACCTTATGACCCGCCTGGCGCTTGTCCTCCTGGCCGCGGTGGCCTTGGGGCCCGCGTCGCGCGCGGAGCCGCGTCCCCCAGTGGGGGAGCGGGAGCTCCGGTTCTGGATGGAGACGATGGTCGTGGACCATGGGTACTCCGCGGCGGAGATCCAGGCAGCCACCGGCCTCCCGGTGGGGGAGGTCCCGGAACTGCTCGCCCGCCTGGGACTCGCGGATCGTGGTGTGACCCCGGGGGTCCCGGGAGGCGGGGAGATCCGGGTGCGGCCGTATCCGGGCGGACGCCACCCACGGCTGGGTTTTTTTGACGGCGCGGTGGAGCCGCAGCGGGAGACCAAACTCAGCGTATTCGCGCCGTGGGCGGGCGGGGGCTATGTGGTCGTGGATGTCCCGGAAGCGATCTGGAGCCATCGCGGCCTTGAGTACCTTGCCCACACCCACATTCCGACCCTCTGGGAACGGCGCGGGATTCCTCTCGAGCCGCGGGAATGGAGCCGCAGGGCGGATGGCTCTTGGTCCACCGTGCGCACCCTTCCGGACGGTGTGGCGTTTGGCGTGCGCGCCCGGCCTGTGGCCGATGGTGTCCGGTTCCGATGGTGGGTGCGCAATGGTTCGGACCAGGTCCTCCGCGAGGTGCGGGCGCAGGTGTGCGTGATGCTGGGCAGGGCCACGGGATTCGAGGCGCAACGTTCGGATGGCAAATTCCTCGAGGCCCCGTTTGCCTCTGCAAGCGACGGATCGGGACGACGCTGGATCCTGACCGCCTGGGAGGGTTTGCATCGTGTCTGGGAGAATCCACCGGTGCCGTGCATCCACGCCGATCCCCGCCTCGACGACCTGCCTCCGGGCGTCGAACGGTCCGCCTGGGGTGGCCTTTGGTTTTACGAGGGCGATGACCCTTCCGGCGCCCGGGCGGCGCGGTTGGCCTCCCTGCGGGAGTTCGTGGCGGAGGACTCCTCCCGGTCCCGGCCGCTGGACGCCGTTCCCGACAAGCTCGTGGTGCTCACCTTTGACGACTCCGTGGCGTCCCACGCCACGGAGGTTGCACCCCGGCTCCGACGCCACGGGTTTGGGGCCACGTTCTTCATCACGGAGGGGTTCTCATTCCGGACAAACAAGACGGACTACATGACGTGGGAGCAGATTGCCGCGTTGCATCGGGACGGCTTTGAGATTGGCAACCACACGGCGACGCATCTTCCGGTGACGGCGGACACTCTCGGGCGGTTGCGCCAGGAAGTGGAGTCCATTGCCGCGCGGTGCGAGGCCCACGGCATCCCGAGACCGGTCAGTTTTGCCTACCCGGGAAACGCCATCCATCCGGGAGCCCTGCCGCTGCTGCGAGACCTGGGTATCCAGTTTGCCCGGCGTGGCGGGCAGCCGGAGCGGGAGTATCGGGAGGGACTTGGGGTGCTCTATGATCCGGCGGAAGACCACCCCTTGCTGATTCCCACGGCGGGTGACGCCCGACCCGACTGGGCGTTGAAGGATCTGGAACGAGCTGTTTCCGGGGCGGAGCGGGGGCGGATTGCCGTGCTTCAGTTTCACGGGGTGCCGGATCGGGAGCACCCGTGGGTCCACACTCCGGTGGAGCGGTTTGAGGAATATCTGGAATGGCTTGCTGCCAACGGCTATCGCTGCATCGCCCTGCGAGATTTGGGGCGCTTTGTGGATCCGTTGGATGCCCCTGCGGATCCCTAGGGGGTGATCGAGCGCCGCCGGGCGGCTGCGGCCGGAGAATGAGGGCTCCGCGGCGGGAGGAGGCGCACCGGCATCGCCGAGGAGGCCCGCGCCCGAGACGGGGGCAGTCGCGGTGCTGTGCCTCAGGAGGTTGGGGTCGCGGTCGGCCGGGTGCGACCCATCAGGTTTCCTCTGCGTGCTGTGATGGTTCGGGCAGCCAGCGGGTCAGCAGGGCGCCGACCAGTGCGTAGCCCCCGGCCACCAGGGCGCCGGTGATCGCGATCTTGACCGGGTCGGGCGGGGTGGCCTTGGAAAAAGTGAGGGTGAGCCACGCGGCGGCAGTGCCCAGGACGCGTCCGCCAATGTTCGCAGCAAAACTTTCCCCGGTGCCGCGCAGGTGAACGGGAAACACGAGGGGGATGTAGTTCCCCCAAAAGCTGAACTGCGAGACAGTGAACAGCCCTGCGATGAAGATGCCGATCTTGATGGCCGGCAGGGTGTCGGGACGGGTCAGGGCGCCGGAGATCCACCAGAAGAGCAGGGGGACGAACAGCAGTGCGGGCAGCTGGAAACAGCGCAGAAGGGCGCGCCGGCTCAGGATGCGTACGGCCAGCAACGCGAGCAGGAAGCGCCCGCAGAGACCTCCAATTTCCTGCCAGATGGTCACCCGGGCAACCGCTTCGTCCGTGGCATTGCCGCCAATCTGCCGAAGGCGTCGGGCGTCAGGCACCGGATCACCGGCAGCAGCAGCCGATGCGACCGCTTCGTCCTGGGCCGCCCTGGCCGTCGCGAGCATTGCCGCATGTCCCTTGGGCCCCCCAAGGATCTGGGGCAACTGCTGGATCGCGCCGAAGGCGATGCCGTAACTGGCGGCAAACACCAGGGTGGTGACCACGGTGGACCGGATCAGTTGCGGACTGAACAGTTCGGCGATGGACGGGCGTCGGAGCGTGCCCGAGGCCTTCTTGCGGGCCCAAACGGGGGATTCTGGCAGGAAGGGGCGGATCGCGATCAGCGGCAGTGCCGGAATGACCCCGGAGACCAGGGTGTAGCGCCAAGCCTCGTGGTTACCATGGATTGCCGGCAGGTCCATGGCCAGCCGGGCCGCCAGCACGTTTGCGGCCCCGACCAGCAGGCCTCCCAGCGAGGAGAACGCCTGGGTGTAGCCCAGCACCTTTTCCCGCTGAATCGGGTTCGGGAACAGTTCGGCCAGCCACGCCACTGCCGCGACAAACTCCACGCAGACTCCAATGAAGACCAGGCAGCGCAGGAACAGGAGTTGCGGAAGCGACGTGGCGAAGCCGGCTGAAAACGCGGCGAAGGCATAGAGCAGGATGCTGAACGTCAGGACGCGGCGGCGCCCGAGCCGGTCCGTCAGATACCCTCCCAGCAGTCCGAAGACGCCTCCCGCCAGGGCCGGCACGAAGAACAGCATGCGCGCCCACCGCACGTATTCCGGACCGCCTGGCGCCCACAGTGCCGCCGCGTCTGCCGGTGACATGCCTCCCTCCACCAGGGCCTGCACCAGCGGCGCGCTCAATGCCGCAATCGCCGGCTTCACAATCAGCGGCAGCATCAGCAGCTCATAGATGTCAAAGGCAAACCCGATCGCAGCGATGATGCAGATCAACCACTCAACGGTCCCCAACCGCTTCGGCGCCACCCCTCCGCCTGGATTCATACGTACGCGTAGGAAATCACCGGAGGGCGTATCGGCGCAACCGTCAACTGAGGGTGGCTACTTCTTGGGGCGAAACCCGCGGGGCAGGTGCGACTCCGGGGGCGGTGGTTCGGTGGGTGGCGGGGCGGGGTCCTCGGCTGCGGCGGGTTCGGGGGTGACATCCGGCTCGGGTGCCGCCTCCTGGGGTTCAGGAATCCCGAGCCGGCTTCTGGCTTTCTTTGCAGCGCCGGTCTCGGGGTACTCGTTGACGATTCGTTCGAGCAGGGCAAGGGCCTTCGCGGGTTGGTTGAGCCGGCCGGAGTACAGGTTCGACAGTCGAACCGCCGTCCATCCCCACTTTTCCCGGGGCAACCGCCGGGTCAGTACTTCCTGAAGTTCCAGGGCGGCGGCGAGGTGATTGCCGAGGTCCTTTTCGTAAATCTCAGCGATTCGGAGGGCGACATGCTGTTCGCGCGGGTTCTTGGCGAGGTATTCCCGCATCAGCGAAATGGCATCGAGATGATTGCCCTTGGACCATTCCTCCTCGGCCTTTTCATACTCCGGATCCTTCCGCTCGACCCAGTCTTCGGCCATCACCGCGCGTCCGGCCCGGTTTCCGAGGTATTGCGAAAGGTCCCAGGCCGCGAGGCCTCCCAGGGCGAGGAAGAAAAGCACGAACAACCCGAGTGAACGCACCGAGTCCGAACGTCGCTTGCCCGCCGGGACCGGCAGCCGGGAAGGTGCAGGGTTTGTGGACCCGGGCGGTGCACTGATTCCGGCATTGGTCCCGGTCAGGGAAGCCTCCGGGACCGGGTTGGTGGCCGCAGGCGTATCGGACCCCGTCAGTGCATTCGTCTCCGGTGTCGCGGGCGTGGGCGCGGGAAGGTCGGCCGGGGAATCTGCCATTGCCGGCATCTCCGGAATCGCCTCATAGGCATCGCGGAAGCGGCCAAAAAAATAGCCCGCAAGCAGCAAGAGCAGGAGGTACAGGCTGATGCGGACGACGAGCTTCATGTGCCAGGCACGCAAGAGGCGCGCAAGTGTTCTAGCAGACCCAGACAGCCGGCGGAAGCCCTGGATTTTAATGGGGAGCGGCGTCAGTCGGCCCGCCGCGGCGGACTGACCGGGGTTCCGGGTCGGGGGCTGGGCTCCAACACCTCAACCTGGCCTCGCCTTCCTCCGGGCGGCCGGCCGATTCAGACAGAGGCAACCAGCGCGTCCAGCAAGGTGTCGCGGGTGGTCAGGATCCGGGTTTCGGCATCACGCCGCAGCCAGACAAAGTCGGTGCCACAAGCGGGACCATTGACGACGCAGGCGTCGGTGCGCGCCTCCGCCATTTGTGCCTCGCCGCGGGCCACGGCGTCCGCACGGGTTCCGTCCGCCTCATACTTCCAGCCCGTGATCCGGGCGTTGGGAAACCAGGATCGGAGCTGCCCAAGGATCTTCGGGGTGGGCTCGAGTTCCGCGACGAGCACGCCGCCACGGGTGTCCACCTTGCCGCAGGTCGCCGGTTGCAGGGTGCCATCGGGGAGCGACGTCGAGAGGCGGCGGACGGCGAAATCGCCGACGGCGGCTGCATGAAACACCGCGGTGGGATCCGGACCCGACCATTGACGCAGCGCCTCCGCCAGGGACGCCCCGGTGCTGAACGGGGCGACGGAAACCGCCCAGAGAGGGGCGCGCCATGTGGCGGTTTCCGAGAGCAGCAGGCGCACGTCGTGCCCGGCGAGGGCCAGTGCGTTGGCGAGGCGGCCTCCCAGGGATCCGGTGGAGAAGTTGGTGAGCCGCCGCACCTGGTCGAGCGGCTCCCAGGTGGGGCCCGCGGTGACGATGCAGCGCATGTCCAGCCGATTGCGCAGCCTTGGCCGTCGTTTCCCCCGGCCCTTGCCGGCCCCAGAGTGTCCTACTTGGAGGCGCCGGCGCCGTGCAGATCCTTGTCCTTGACCGCCATGGCGCCCTTGCCAATGCGCTGGCGCAGGTAGGTCAATTTGGCGCGGCGCACCTTGCCCTGACGCTCCACCTCCACCTTTTCGATCCGGGGCGAATGGGTCGGGAAAATCCGCTCCACCCCCTCGCCGTAGCTGATGCGGCGGACGGTGAACGTCTGGTTGAGGCCGCGGGCGCGGATGCCGATGACCACGCCGGCGAAGACCTGAATCCGCTCCTTGTCGCCCTCCACCACGCGGGTGTGGACGCGGACGCTGTCTCCCACGTTGAACTTGAGCGGTTCCTTGCGGAACTGCTCGGACTCGATCTTGTCAAACAGTGCGGCTTTGTTCATGGCGCTTTTCCTCAATCAGTGATGGCGGGACGAGCCCACCGGAATTGTTCCCAAAGGTCCGGGCGCCGCAGGGCGGTGCGCCGGACGGCCTGGGCCCGCCGCCATCGCTCGATGGCGGCATGGTTTCCAGACTGCAATACGGACGGCACCGGCCAGCCGCGGAACTCGGCGGGCCGGGTGTACTGCGGATACTCGAGCAACCCATGGCTGAAGGATTCGTCCAGACTGCTGGCGTCATCCCCCAGCGCACCGGGCAGAAGCCGGGTCACGGCGTCCACGATCACCATGGCCGGCAGATTGCCGTTCGTGAGCACGTAGTCGCCGATGCTGAGTTCGTCGTCCGCAAGGTGTTCGCGAACCCGTTCATCGTACCCTTCGTAACTGCCGCACACCAGCAGGAACCCCGGCAGGGCGGCGAGTTCACGAGCCACGGCCTGGGTGAAGGGGCGTCCGCAGGGTCCGGTGAGGATCACCCTCAGCTCGGACCCGCTCGCGCCCCGGAGGGCCTCGACGGCTTCAAAGATCGGCTCCGGTTTCAGGACCATTCCCGGCCCGCCACCGTAGGGCGTGTCGTCCACCGTCCGGTGACGGTCGTGCGTCCACGCCCTCAAATCATGAATCCTCAGGTCGAGGATCCCCGCGGTCCGTGCCCTCCGGACGATGCTTTCGTCCAATGGGCCCGCGAACATCGCGGGAAACAGGGTCAGGACTTCGATCTTCATGGCGTCGGGCGGGCGTGACCCTGATGGCCCGCGGGGGCGGTTGCTGCTACTCGTCGGCCAGTTCGAGCGTGCAACGGGCTCCCGTCTTCTGGGCGCCCACCTGCAGAAGGGAACGGATTGCCTGGATGGTGGATCCGCGTCGGCCGATGATCTTCCCGGCGTCGCCCGGGGCGAGGTGCAGGCGGTAGGCCTGCACGCCGGCGCGGTCCTCCACCTCCACGCGAACCTCATCGGGGTGGTTCACGAGGCGCTTCACGACGTATTCGATGAAGGCCTGCACGGGGGGGTGGGGGGATTGGGGGCCGTCGGGACGTGCTGCGGGACGCGAGTGGGATCGCCGTCAGGCGGCCACCGGCGTGGAACGGCGCTGCTTGCGGATCATGCTGGCGACCGTGTCGCTGGGCAGGGCCCCGACGCCAAGCCAGTAGTCCACCCGGTCGAGCTTGAGGTTGAAATTGGTCCCTGCCTGGCGCGGCTGGTAGGTGCCGATTTCCTCGATGCACTTGCCATCGCGCGGGCTGCGACCATCGGCCACCACCACCCGGTAAATGGGGTTGTTCTTCGCGCCGACGCGCTTCAAACGGATCTTGACGGACATAATTCGAATTGCATGAGCCGGTGGAATGCCGGCGGTTTCCCCGAAACGGAACGCCGAAAGTGACGAGGTGCGTTTTGGGTTGCAAGCCCCGTTTTCCCGTTTTGCAGCCAGATTCCGAGGCCGGACCCGGCGACGGATCCACGCCGGAGCCGGAAGGTACCATTTCTCCGCGGTGGCGTTCAGCCGTGCCGCGGCGCGATGGCCCCAATCAAAACGGGTTCGTGACGCGGGTCCAGGGCATCGCATCCAGACCGCGACATCGGCGGGCCAGGAAATTTCCAGTGAGGTGCCATCCGCCGTCGCGATCTCCCGGATGGCCAGCCCTCAAGCCAGCGCTGCGGCGCATTCCTCAAAACGACGTTGGAGGAACTCCCGCTCGGATTTCACCTCAGCGAGCTGCGA belongs to Verrucomicrobiia bacterium and includes:
- a CDS encoding AMP-binding protein, with the translated sequence MTVPPSDIVSSSGVPPFDPDALERSISSRLERVAAAVPERPAVVTLDRLWTYRELLGEVRRRAALADEVPASSTGCGAYLVDHSPEMVFCALGIVASGRAGLGIHPGQPASAQRSILEDAAPELLLTTAGLEARAREITAGTSCRVVRCDESPAVRSGASAFSARSGGDPAALFYTSGSTGRPKGLVKSHRAVLHRAWLAGKVDGVGPADRVSLMTYGSFASSEGDLYGALLHGAALCPFDPAAGGLSRLEEWIGSLGITVLHPPVLLFRRLLQGLDPERTFPSVRLVALAGDVVRPQDLTLWRRHFRADCRLMHRLSTTETGMLAVEPIGPDDPIPTEVIPAGRPVPGKVVEIVDPSGNPVPPGVEGGLRVRSRYLADGYWRRPDGVFPEVSVPGEPPGIREYRTGDRARWLPDGRLVFLGRRDHQVKLRGYRVELGEIEAEIAALPDVRESAVVVDPRDDAGRLVAFVVTGSPGGFREPAIRDRLKERLAEWKIPAEFVRLPSLPVTPTGKVDRRALASSLPPAGPVAVASGVDSREQEMAALWARALGRARVGMHDDFRDLGGHSLQAMQLVRGLERLLGRPVSLAALLANPTVSRFAASLDGDAGAARPGLPGFRGAPAGVPWIHVPGVHGIEFLAPSLAAVIGRHRPYFDGLQFPGLDDAGPRLTRVEAMAASVVSQLGGLYPEGPIVFSGYSFGGLVAYEAARQWTALGREVERVVLLDTTVHGGRRLRSPGEHLSVLVSRFRGLPWRARIRYLASLGTRKLKDWGRKAARRVPFRTSDRRDLLWAAAREAKAAYRPGAFAGPVDLLRAMRPTTADTGRWEYASDNGWGPVWHERFRIHRVDCDHEQLFLEPVAPVVLALVEGFAAPRRRAVGTWTG
- a CDS encoding DEAD/DEAH box helicase yields the protein MSPQLFSDLKVSKETNKALDRLGLEEATPVQAALLAAVQRKRAAVVAAPAVSGRRMALALAAVEQVESGGREAGVLILTVTRDRALQLAATVRSLISGRKSPACGVLVAGQSAARQSAILESGPLILIGTPGRIRAAQQEGGAPATAAASAVLLDGADDLLDTGFEPEVRAVLAAGDRERPILAVTTFISREVEALAGEFCPDADRVVIGPPAEPLLPLTWYDVDASLRLTALSLLADRHQVQRGLVFTATAPIAEELAGRLLVAGYAAEAIVPGLTAAARERALKKFRAGDVLFLVGTESGFRGVETEGADVLVHHGWPADDGVLPERHTRLRAGGQAFALVSGRELIRARAYSRRGSPARMGRLPVLAEIPELRLQTSLSRIREALEVRNPAACRTIVDLLIADGFDPAVVAGAAIRLLGPPALPPQAVPAPLPVPAPAPATATAEPVARGEVSADVSADPAAYEGVPMDEGTDWSPGISDAPPGDGAGNGAGDGAGDGSGEVSPDEGYEYSGGAYSADQGYVITDNVSEDGVVYPPGANFGDEGGSDYGFSGGGGGGERRRGPRRERERGGRARGRGGEGGGAMSPGMKRLWLNVGRMDRIQPKDIVGCILGESGVPPVSVGRVQLFERHSLVDVSLSFESQILEALNRAVVRGRKLKAKIAAY
- a CDS encoding polysaccharide deacetylase family protein, yielding MLGRATGFEAQRSDGKFLEAPFASASDGSGRRWILTAWEGLHRVWENPPVPCIHADPRLDDLPPGVERSAWGGLWFYEGDDPSGARAARLASLREFVAEDSSRSRPLDAVPDKLVVLTFDDSVASHATEVAPRLRRHGFGATFFITEGFSFRTNKTDYMTWEQIAALHRDGFEIGNHTATHLPVTADTLGRLRQEVESIAARCEAHGIPRPVSFAYPGNAIHPGALPLLRDLGIQFARRGGQPEREYREGLGVLYDPAEDHPLLIPTAGDARPDWALKDLERAVSGAERGRIAVLQFHGVPDREHPWVHTPVERFEEYLEWLAANGYRCIALRDLGRFVDPLDAPADP
- a CDS encoding MFS transporter, which encodes MNPGGGVAPKRLGTVEWLICIIAAIGFAFDIYELLMLPLIVKPAIAALSAPLVQALVEGGMSPADAAALWAPGGPEYVRWARMLFFVPALAGGVFGLLGGYLTDRLGRRRVLTFSILLYAFAAFSAGFATSLPQLLFLRCLVFIGVCVEFVAAVAWLAELFPNPIQREKVLGYTQAFSSLGGLLVGAANVLAARLAMDLPAIHGNHEAWRYTLVSGVIPALPLIAIRPFLPESPVWARKKASGTLRRPSIAELFSPQLIRSTVVTTLVFAASYGIAFGAIQQLPQILGGPKGHAAMLATARAAQDEAVASAAAAGDPVPDARRLRQIGGNATDEAVARVTIWQEIGGLCGRFLLALLAVRILSRRALLRCFQLPALLFVPLLFWWISGALTRPDTLPAIKIGIFIAGLFTVSQFSFWGNYIPLVFPVHLRGTGESFAANIGGRVLGTAAAWLTLTFSKATPPDPVKIAITGALVAGGYALVGALLTRWLPEPSQHAEET
- a CDS encoding DNA/pantothenate metabolism flavoprotein domain protein; this translates as MRCIVTAGPTWEPLDQVRRLTNFSTGSLGGRLANALALAGHDVRLLLSETATWRAPLWAVSVAPFSTGASLAEALRQWSGPDPTAVFHAAAVGDFAVRRLSTSLPDGTLQPATCGKVDTRGGVLVAELEPTPKILGQLRSWFPNARITGWKYEADGTRADAVARGEAQMAEARTDACVVNGPACGTDFVWLRRDAETRILTTRDTLLDALVASV
- the rplS gene encoding 50S ribosomal protein L19; this encodes MNKAALFDKIESEQFRKEPLKFNVGDSVRVHTRVVEGDKERIQVFAGVVIGIRARGLNQTFTVRRISYGEGVERIFPTHSPRIEKVEVERQGKVRRAKLTYLRQRIGKGAMAVKDKDLHGAGASK
- the trmD gene encoding tRNA (guanosine(37)-N1)-methyltransferase TrmD, whose amino-acid sequence is MKIEVLTLFPAMFAGPLDESIVRRARTAGILDLRIHDLRAWTHDRHRTVDDTPYGGGPGMVLKPEPIFEAVEALRGASGSELRVILTGPCGRPFTQAVARELAALPGFLLVCGSYEGYDERVREHLADDELSIGDYVLTNGNLPAMVIVDAVTRLLPGALGDDASSLDESFSHGLLEYPQYTRPAEFRGWPVPSVLQSGNHAAIERWRRAQAVRRTALRRPDLWEQFRWARPAITD
- a CDS encoding KH domain-containing protein, which translates into the protein MQAFIEYVVKRLVNHPDEVRVEVEDRAGVQAYRLHLAPGDAGKIIGRRGSTIQAIRSLLQVGAQKTGARCTLELADE
- the rpsP gene encoding 30S ribosomal protein S16, giving the protein MSVKIRLKRVGAKNNPIYRVVVADGRSPRDGKCIEEIGTYQPRQAGTNFNLKLDRVDYWLGVGALPSDTVASMIRKQRRSTPVAA